The Macaca nemestrina isolate mMacNem1 chromosome 1, mMacNem.hap1, whole genome shotgun sequence genome contains the following window.
cgcccagccctgcctcctataaattttatttaacaaactgTTCCCTCTAATTGCAATGCTCCGCCCATAGTTTTCACAAGCTTGGCGTCATGTCACTAATCccaactcaaatgtcaccttctcaggaCACCCCTGACAATCCAATAAAAGACCACCTAGTCACTACCACGTCACACTTTCAATCTTCTAAAGAACTTTTTCcctatttttcttgtttgttttcctaaGACTCTCTCCCCTGCAGCGCCATCAGCTCGGGGAGCCACTTGATCTTGGTCACTGCTCTATGCCGGAGCCTAGGAAGGAGCTTGGCCCAGGGTGCCCGTTCAAGAACGCGTGCGGAGTGAATGAACGACTAGTGAAGGAGACTTCAATGACGCAGGCCGGCATTTGCTGAGCGCGAGCCCCGCGCCGCGAAGCATTCTGGGAATCGTAGTTTCTCCGTGCCGCGATGACTCGCAGAGCACAGACGCACTCTGCGCCCGGAGGACAGAGCGGCCCGGTCGCCGGCGTGGTTTCTCCGTCCTGCTGCAGCCGGCGGGAGGCAGCCCGTCCAGGCGCCCGCTAGCTTCGGCGGCGACCCAGACGGGGAAAGCGGAAGGAATGTCGCGTGGTGGGTCCGGGTCGGCGGTGCAGGGAGCCGCGGGGCGGAATGCGGGGTATGCCAGGACCTCCGGAAGGAGGTGCCGGAGCCCAGGAAGCGTTTTCTTCCCCATTTACCGAGTATAGCTCATTTCCCCAGACCCGCTCCCGCTGCTCTGAGTAAGGGGTGCTCATCCCGTTTTACCGGTAGCTTAGCTAGCTTGGAGAAGCTAAGTGGTTTGCTAAGTGGTCTCCCTCCTAGAAGGTGGCAGAGCCTGTCCTAGAACCCGGGCCTGACTCGAGGTCTAGTGATTGCTCTTTGCAGTCGCAGCAGCAACCCCATACCTTTGCTTGATCGCAGATTCGTCAGGCTGCAGCCGGGTGGCTGGTCGTTAGGCCCTGCCCAAGGACTTAGCTCCCAGCCCCGCTCATCACTGGCCTAGTCTAGCTTGCCACGCTCAGTGCCACACTGCACAGCCCTGGACGGGATGCTGAGTGAGGTCGTAAAGAGAGAGCGTTGCACCCCCGTTAACTCAGGGTCTGAAAATAAGGGATAGGTAAGACCTAGTGCACTAATACAATATCGGGGTACGTTGAAATCAAAGGAGAGTACCTTCAGTGGAGTGTGATTCTGGTAGCTTTGTTTCGCCTGTAGTTTAATAAATGTGGAAACAGGTTCAGAGACATTAACTTTTCTAGGTTTACATAATTAGGGGTGGAGTGGGGATTCCAGCCTGGGTTTCTCTACCTTCAAAACCTATGTACCTTATATACTACCGGTTGGGTTTTCCCCCCCCCCAATTCATTatctagatttattttctttctttttttttctgagagtctcgctctgtcacccaggctggagtgcagtggcacaatcttggctcactgtaacctctgcctcctgggttcaagcgattctcctgcttcagcctcccaagtaacagaTTACAGGTGCtcccatgcccaggtaatttttgtatttttagtggatactgggtttcaccatgttggccaggtgggtcttgaactcctgacctcaggtgatctactccccttggcctcccaaaatcctgggattacaggcgtcagcccctgcgcccagcctcattACCTAAATTTCTACTTACCTAACAGCTGCATGGTATAGACCAATAGTTCCCAGAGTGTGGGCCcctgaccagcagcatcagcatcacctgggaataTGTTCGAAATGACTCTTTCTGGCCTCACCTCAGACCTCCTGAGTCAAACTGGGAGTGGGGCCCAGCAAGCTGAGATAACAAGCCCCTCAGATGATTCTGATACACACTGTATGTATCAGATGATTCTGATAATGTATGAGAACTACTGGTGTCAAGCACTGAGTCTCAAACCTTCACGTGTATCTAATTCACATACGGGGTCATGTTGAAATGCAGAGTCTGTTTCCAGTCAGTGTGGAAGAATGGCAGTGAGCCACTCAGTGAAGGAGTGGATTATCTCAGAACAGGCCTGGGGAGAGACCTGAGATTATGCATTTCTAACCAGTACCCCTCAGCACTTTGGAGTTACCTGGggagctttttttcttctttcttttttttctttttttttttttgagatggagtcactccgtcgcccaggctggagtgcagtgacgtgatctcggctcactgcaagctctgcctcccaggtccacgccattctcctgccttagtctccccagtagctgggactacaggtgccgccaccatgcccggctaatttttttgtatttttagtagagatagggtttcaccatgttagccaggatggtctccatctgacctcatgatccgcccacctcagcctcccaaagtgctgggattacaggcgtgagccactgcgcccggctggaaACTTTTACAAAATAGGAAATCTGGGCCCACCCCTCTAACCAAATGAATCAGAATCTGGGGTGGGGAAGGTCGAGTTAAAAACTcgccagatgattctaatgtacaCCTGGTGTGAGGTTTGGAGCCAGGCagctatggatttttttttttttttttttttgagacagagtctctctcatgcaggctggagtgcggtggcatgatcttggctcactgcagcctccacctcccggattcaagcgattctcctgcctcagcctccggagcagctggcattataggtgcacactaccatgcccggctgatttttgtatttttagtagagacagggttttaccatgttggccaggctggtcttgaattcctggcctcggGCGATCCACCCGAttcagcctcacaaaatgctgggattacaggtgggagctaccatgcctggcctacggCTACGGATTTGAattccagcaattccacttatttactgtgaccttggtcaagttacCTCTCCTAGccgtattttttgtttttaaaagttattgatttatttaaattaatgtatTATTAGGAATGATACTGACTTTTGTTGTTGGTCCTAATAATTTATCTTGAATTCTCAATGTAGATAATCATATAATTGACAAACAAGGACAGTGATCTTCCTTTATAATTATTGTTTCTCTaaattctttcccttcccttctttctgtaATCGTTTTTTTGAACGTTGCATTGCCATTACCTACGTTTTACTGTTGATTAGAAGCCATAAAAGGCATCCTTTTCTTGTCCCTGGCTCAATAGAAATGctcatcattttctttattttttgagacagagtcttgctcttgttgtccaggctggagtgcaatggcgcgatcttggctcattgcaatctgcctcccggcttcaagcaattctcctgcctcagcctcctgagtaactgagattacaggcgtgtgccaccacgcccagctaattttttgtatttttagtagaaatggtgtttcaccgtattagccaggctggtctcaaactgagtggatctcgctatgttgcccaagcaggtcagcagaactcttgggctcaagtgaagctcctccctcagtctcctgagtagctggtactacaggtgtatCCCAGTGTGCCTGGCCATCCTAGccatatttttctcattcataaaataaGCATAAGTAATCCTTGGCTTGCAAGTTGGTGTGAGGATTCCATGAGACATGTGCGGGAAGTATCTGTGTCCACAGATACAAAAATTGCAGAGGTGGTCTGTGCTGGGAATTTTGTTTGAGAACCTGGTGGAGGTGAGTTGGCAACTGTACCCCCTACCCTGCTATAGCTGCCATCTGTGTGCTCCTGTCAACAGCAAGCAGGCAGCTGGTGTGGAAGAATGGCACTGAGCCATTCAGTGAAGGAGCGGACCATCTCTGAGAACAGCCTGATCATCCTACTGCAGGGCCTCCAGGGCCGGGTAACCACTGTGGACCTGCGGGATGAGAGCGTGGCCCATGGACGCATAGACAATGTCGACGCTTTCATGAACATCCGCCTGGCCAAAGTCACCTACACGGACCGTTGGGGGCATCAGGTCAAGCTGGATGACCTCTTTGTGACAGGCCGCAATGTCCGCTACGTCCACATCCCAGATGACGTGAACATCACCTCGACCATTGAGCAACAGCTACAGATTATCCATCGGGTGCGGAACTTTGGTGGCAAGGGCCAAGGCCGGTGGGAATTTCCCTCCAAAAACTATAAGTGAGGCCCTCAGCAAGCCCTGGCCCCAACTCGGCTTCCTCCAGTGTTCTCTGGAGCCAGCTCCCTGCCCTCACACCCTGTCTAGAACCCGAGAAGAGAGCAGGGCCAGGCCAGAAGCTGGTGTCCAACAGACACCATCTGTCAAAGCTGCGTTTCACAGGGTTCCACCTCCCAGACTCCCTCTGGGACCCAGAATCCTATCTGTCTGTGGCCTTGGGGTAGGTGACAATCCCCCTTTTTGATGATCTGAATCTCTGACTTATTGATCATGGAACCTGTCAAGTAGTTTTCAACTCTCCCAGTGAGGATAATTAAACATGCTCAGTCTAAGCCACCTCTAACTGTCTCCATTCCTCTTGCAGTTGTGTTCATTTTCTTGTGAAACCCAACTTGAATACAAACAGGTCCATGCCCCAGGCCTTCCCTTCTGTGTGCTGGGCTCCCAGACCGTCCTGTGTAGTCAGGGGCAGACTCAAGcttggctgcacattggaatcacctgtcCCACCCTCAGAGATTCATATTTCGTTGGTATGGGGTATGGTCTGAGGGCTGGGAGTTTTTTAATTTCCCAGGCAATTCTAATATGTAGCAATTTGAGAATGGTAGGAGAGTACTTCAGTCTGGGCAGGTGGAAAATGGCTTTTCTACTCAGTCCCTGTTGAAGAGGCTGTTAGTCTCATTGCTGTTTCTTGAAGCAGAGAGATTGGAGTAACCTGGGCCCTCCCCTGGGGTGTGAGAGCTCTGCTAATAGCAGGAATTCCATCTCTGATCTGAGAATTATTGGGTTCTCAGGGTTAGAACCCAAGTCCTTGTAGTAGCTGTCTTGTCATTCTAGGCCTGCCACAGGcaaacaactgtcttagtgaaagtggctcacttgtggtcaggagttcgagaccggcctggccaacatagtgaaaccccgtctctactaaaaataaaaaaataaaaaaaaattagccgggcgtggtggtgcacacctgtaatcccagctcctcaggaggctgaggtgggagaatcgctcgaattgaaccaggaggtggaggttgcagtgagccaagatcacgccactgcactccagcctgggcaacagagggagactctgtctcaaaaaaaaaaaaaagaaaagaaagaaaatggctttGTCCTGTGGAACCAGAGAGTTTGAACTCATCAGATATCCACAGCACACCTGCCATGTGCCAAGGCCTTCTGCTAAGCACAcatcatctttttgttttgttttgttttcaatagagatgaggtctcactatgttgcccatgctggtcttgaattcctggactcaagccatctcctgcctcagcctccctgagtggtaggattacaggcgtgagcccccaggTCTGGCCAAGCACACATTGTCAAGTGAGATTTGAACCTTTTTATATAGGAGCTTATACCCTAGTGGGGGAGGTggtcaaagaaaacaaagatgaggCTGAACagagtggttcacacctgtaatcccagcattttgggaggctgaggctgatggatcacttgaggccaggagttcctgaccagcctggccaacatggtgaaaccccatctctactaaaaatagaaaaattagccgggcatggtggcgtgtgcctgtaatcccagctacctgggaggctgaggcacgagaattgcttgaacccaagaggcagaggttgcagtgagccaagatcatgccatgtcactccagcctgggcgacagagcaagactgtctcaaaaaaaaagaaaaaaaaaaagaaaacaaagatgaaatcCAGCTTGAGAACTGCTGTGGCAGAGTTTTGAATAAAGCAGGGCCCCTGACCTTAAGATGCTGTCATTCTTGAGAGAGATTTGAGAGGAATGTTCATGGGGACATTAGCAGCCCGAGGGCACTGCATTCACATTCTGGTTCCGTCTGTCAGGTGTTGTCTGCAGACCACCTCATCAGGACCAACTGGGATATGTGTAGGAAATGCACTTTCCTGGCTCCTCCTTACCCAGACTTGAACCGGAGTCTAGcacccaggaatctgcattcaCATCCACCCATCCACCGTGATTCTTTTGcatactgtatttattttattgcctaCAGGTCTAGAAGCCCCTTAAGTCTGCCCTTTGCCTTTAGGGAGAACTTCTGAGTTTTCCAGCCGCTCTGACAACTGGAGTTAAAAGGACTGACCCCACAAAGTGACTGCTGGAAAGAGAAACCAGAGGGCAGGTGTAGAGGGAAGGCCTTCACTGTGGGAACATCACCATACCCTCGCAAGTGGGGAGAGAGATGAGGAACTGGTGGGAGTCCCACAGCAGCTTCGCTTGCAGACCTCTCCCACacgtgtgcctgtgtgtgagaAAACGAAGAGGTCTTAGCTGGGGGTTCAGCTTAGGGATGCAGTAAAAGTCGAGCTCTGAGTCTGTGATGACACACCGGGGGCTTCTCCGTCCTCAGCAGAGCAGCAAGGGAAGCAGTAAGGCTAGTGTGGGTGCTGAGAAGAGAGGCCCAAGACATGTTCGTTAAGTGTCGTGTGTCAGACCCCAGTGGCCCTCTGTCATTTCTAGGCAAGGTCTTGGGAAGACATATGAGAATGAGGGGAACCAGGCCCTGCAGAGACACATTTTTGCCAAGCCCCTGGGTTAGAGCACAGCGGAGTCTTCAATCCCCAAAGATGGGTCTTTTGTAATCTGGTCTTGGCTTGCTGGAAAAGGCTGTTAGGGGCCCAGGAAGGGGCTCACCAGCCTGTGGGAAGCCAGGAACTCCCCAACTGCCACTGGTCAGCCATTCCACAGGTCATTCTTGAGCAGCAGCTAtgtaccaggcacagtggtagCAACTGGTGAATATCGAAATGAACAAGGGTGTTGCCTCAGGAAGTGAACATTGTAGTGAAGGAAACAGAtaaactaaaaaagtaaaaatatttgcagGTGCCCTGAAGGAAATAAACAGGGCCTTTTGAGAGACAATAACAGGtagttttattttggaaaatgtagtCTGAGGaagtgaaatctttttttttaagacatggggtcttgctctgttgcccaggcaagagagcagtggtgcggtcatggctcactgcagctttgaactcctgggctcaggcctcagccttccaggtggCTGGAactgcaggtacatgccaccacactgtcttaatttcATAACTTTGTTTTTCCCTAAGAGACGGtatcactatgttgtccaggctggtctcaaacgtctggcttcaagcaatcctcctgccttggccccagtCACTGGAATTAAGGGCTTGAGCCACCCCATCCAGCAGGAAAGTAGTTAAACTGAGAAGGAGGCTGTCATTTAAAAAGCCAGGACAGGGCAGAGGAAACTGcctgtgcaaaggtcctggggtgGGAAAGCTTGGGGATTTGggacaataataataacattgtGGCTAttgagggagagagaggcagatgAGAGTGGAGAAATGGGAGGGGGTGGGGCACATGACACAAGGCATGTGGACAGAGTGTAGTTGGTTCCAGTTTCTGGTGTGTACGAAACAGAACTTGAATTTTCTTTAACTCCCTTGAATTCCTGTATTTTGCCCCACTCAGTCAGAGTGGCAGAAAGTTAATTGCAGTCAATTCACTGTTCCCCCATTTTCCTTGGCATTATGTTGGAATTCTAGGCTCTTCCTTTCAAGGTGCCAAAGCATGGGAAGCGTAGTCTGATTTGGTCATCCAGTCACACTGGCATCCACTGAGATGTTCTCATTTGGTTGTGATCTTTTGTCATCAGCCCATGAAGGATGCTGTTCAGTTGCTCCCCACGCCCCCCATCAAAAGACCCCCTCCAAGTGTAACCCATACCCCTCTCAGGTGtgcagagttttgttttgtttttctgctttcccCAGGCCATGTTCGGCCGAGGACATTCTTGGGTCTTAGGTGAGTGAGGTCCTGTTTGTCCAAAATGCAGCACACAGCCATTTCTCCAGAGGGTTTTGTGACTTCCCTGGTGCCCCACCCCGGAAAAGGAGCACAGCTCCTCTCTGCTTCTCAAGCCCTTGGGCCCAGGTGATATTCCCAGTTAGAAGACTGAGAAGAAGCTTCTCTCTTCTCAGGGACCCCCCTCCTCAATCTCAGACTCCCAGATCCCCCTGGTATACAGTTTTCTAAATTTGTATCTGCACAACAATTCTGTCCATTCCTCCCTGAAAGCTAAGCTTTTGGAATTCAGAAGCTAAAAATGGGCTTAGCATTCTGTTGTATCCTTTGTTTCCTGAAGTAACGAATACAGAGTAACCTATCTGTGTGAGAGAAGGAGGGGAGAACAccaaggaaaagatgaaaaacaatgCAAAGTGTTACTCTCCCACCAGATTCTGGATAGTGTGGAGGCAGAGGGAAAAAGACTAAAAAAGCCTTTGAAGGTGGAAAGGTTGGGAACTGCTGCTACTGAACCAGTCCAACTCtgtcattttacagctgaggaaactgaggcccagagagggaaagggTCTCTCCCCAGATCCCATGGCTAAGTTAGAGGCAGAGTGCCAAGATAGGCACCATAATGGTCATGAAAAATAgctactggccaggtgcagtggctcacacctataatcccagcactttgggaggctgatggtgggaggatcacttgagcccaggagttcaagaccagccctggcaacatagtgagaccctgtctctataaaaaaaattttaaaaattagcaagacatggtagcccacacctgtaagtcccagctactcgagaggctgaggtgggaggatcttttgagcctgggagtttgaggatgcagtgagctgtgattgtgccactgcactccagcctggatgacagagcaagaccctgtctctaaaataaaatatataaaaaacagcTACTCTTTGTCGAATTGTACTACTTGCCCCGTGCTGGGTGCTCTCATGCTCCACGAGGGCAGAGCTATTGTCTGGTTATGCCCAATCTCCAGCATCTAGCTCAGTGCTCTGCACATAGTGGGCACTCCATCAATCTTGTGGAATGAAAgtaatccttcttttttttttttttgagatgggcttttgctcttgttgcccgggctggagtgcaaaggtgtgatctcagctcactgcaacctctgcctgccaggttcaagtgattctccccactcagcctctcaactagctgggattacaggcacccaccaccaccacgcccagctaatttttgtatttttagtagagatggggttttgccatgttagccaggctggtctcaaacttctgacctcagacaatctacccaccttggcctcccaacgtgctgggattacaggcttgagccactgtgcccggccctgaaaGTAATCTTATTGTATCATTATAAAAAACCCATATATTAATagcaccattttacagatgagcaaacaggCTCAAAGAAGTTACGTGATCTGCTCAAGGTGAACAACAGAAtggggatttgaactcaggtctgtaTGATTCCAACTCCATGATCTTAACTACCGTGCTATTCCGTTTCCCAGCACTCTTGGCATCATACTGATGATAGAGTATGATAAGGGGTGCCTTTGTTCATCACAGTGGTGGTACCTAGCCACAGAGTGTAGGTCTGACACTCCAAATTTGCCAGACTTAGGCCTTGCGATTTGGTGACAAAGAGAAGCCAGAGCCAACCAGTAAGGGAGACTGGGGTTCAGAAGCCTGAGGAAGCCCCTAGGGGTTGAAggcctctttccctctttctgtgaTAGGCAGATCTGCCTATATCTCGTCAAGCAACGATCTCATGCTGTTGTGACAGGCgacactttgttatggcagcaccgTCTGCCAGTAAGCCCAGAGTTGGAGAGCCAGCAAGAGTATGTCAgcgtgagtgtgagagtgtgtgtgtgtgtgtgtcccagcGTTCTCCTCATGCTGGTGTCCTGATGACAGTTTCTCATTTCCTCTGGCTGACACCTTTGGTTTCTATTCATTACTTCTTCTCCTCCCAGCTTTCcgtttctcttcctctcctttgtTAAAATCCTGTATTTTCAATCAGCTGAGAGTCTCCTGGGGGTAGGGATGGTGGTGTCAGCACAGAGTGATTCATCTAGCTGATAATTAGAGCTCTGGAAAACCCAAAACTCATTTTTGTCAGAGTCAGAGCTTCCGGAATCcctaggctttttgttttgtcagAGAGAGGAGCTTGGTGGGCTGGGGCCTTCTTTATGCCTGTCTTTTGGTCACCCACCTCATTGAAGCCCTTTAACTGAGATGAGTATGAGCATTCGCTGGGTCTTGCAAAAAGCTGTTTCCATAACTCCAAGTCCTCACAGTGATCCCCCAAGCGTTATCCCTATTTGGACAGAAGGGGAAGATTGGGCAACTTGCACATAGTCGCCCAGTTTGTAAGTGATGCAGCAGGGATTCAAAGCCAAGCTTTTTGGAATCCATCAGACTTGATTCAAATCCTAGCCCTGCCATTATTAGCTGTGTGTGTTTGGGCACATTAATTTCGTTTTCTGAGCACTGGCTTCCTCAGCTGTAAACAGCCACCTACCTGATACTAATGTCTCAAGTGCTCCATGCAGAGCGTGGCATAATGGTGGGAGCAGTCCTGATTACTCTTGTTATTCAGCCCCATCAGCAGCTCATTGGGCATCAGGCATTCAGAGACAAAGGACACAGATAGAGGCAGCCAGACTTCACTCATACCAGCTCTCGTGTCCTGGCACTGCCTAGGTGGAGAtgacaaatgcacacacacacaagtggcCACACACCCTAGGAAAACCCAGCGATGCACACAAGCTTAGACACGTGTGCCCACACATGGATATAGAGTGACCCAGGGGACAAATGGAAAGACAGCCAAGAGTTACACATCATAAGCAGCAAACACCCTGACTCACACCTCTGGGACAAGGGAGTGGGGCTATGGCCGCTGGTACTGCTGACACTGAGCCCTTTTAGCTGCTTCTGCATGCCAAGGGAGGGAAGCCAGGCTCTTAGAGGGCCCCAGTGAGTCACTTGCCTGATGCAATCCCTTTAAAGGGCTCATCTGCTGGTGCAAGAAGCTGATTCATGGAGGGCGTGgttgctggaggaggaggagaaagggaccGAAACTGCAGCAGGAGGAACTAAGGTTAGATAGCTGTAGTCGCTAATAGGAACGCTTCACTGTCAACCTCCTTGGTCAAAGCTTCAGGGATCTCCAGGTTGAAGCTGGCCATCCTCTGGGTTTCTACAAAGGCGAGAGACCTAGAGGGAAATGACTTATGAGCGCTGCGACAggaatttctgtcttttattgAGCCTAACTGCAGCGCTTTCCTCACAGTTCCACAAACCGGGAAATGGGGATCAAGGATGAGTCACTTTTCTGATAAATACACTACAATTGGCCCATCTTCCAACCGCCGGGGACTTTAACCTCCGCAGGGCGAGTGTAGGGCCCGCGAGGTTCTGTGGGGTCGGGCGGGGCGGTGCCTCCGTCCCAGCCTCGCTGCAGACGTAGATCAGCAGTAAGTACCGCCCCATTAGAGCCTCGGCCTCCAATCGTGTAACAGGTTTCGCCCAGACCCCATCCTGAACCAATCCTCAATCGGACTCTGGCCTGTTGCCTGAAGTCTTCCGCCCATCGTCAAGATGGCCCCCCAATCCGAAAGCCGCGGAGCTGGAGGCGCAGGCGGGGGGCGGGGCCCGAGACGCAGGGGGGGCGGGGCCCGGGGGGGCGGGGCCGCGGCTAAGGCTGGGGAAGAGGGGGCGGTGCGTCACTTCCGTTGTCAGGTGGCGGCGCCGCAGCCATGgagggaggcggcggcggcggcggcggctcggGTGGCTTCGCTGGAAGGCGGCGGTGAGCGACTCGCACGCCCCCAGCCCGGCCCCGGCCCCCCGGGACGGAGAGCCGAGCAGCCCCGGCTCTGGGCTACGGACTATGGGCGAACAGCTCTGACCACCCGGCGAAGGTGAGGGCAGGGGTCCAGGAGCTGGGAGCCGGGTGGGGGTTGCGAGTAGGCGGGGCGGGCCCCGGCGGCCGCGGCGGTGACAGCCTGAAGCCATCGGGTGCAGCAGAAATGGCCCCGGCGAATGCCTCCTCCTCGACTGGGGGCTCTGCCCTTCCCCGGCGGCAGGGGCGAGGGCTGCCTCGCGCCGGGTACCGGGAGGCCGCGGGAGCTTCAGTCCCCGCCGCAGCCCTGGGAAGTGGGCACTGCCAGCTTTGCCCAGAGTCACCCAGCCAGTGAATGAAGCAACCGGTGTGTGAACCCAGCCAGATTTTCCCAAAAAGAACCTTCTGCCTCTCCGTGCTTCCCTCCTAATCCCAAGAGTGAGCTGATAGTTAGAACGAGTCCCAAG
Protein-coding sequences here:
- the LOC105494722 gene encoding U7 snRNA-associated Sm-like protein LSm10, with the protein product MALSHSVKERTISENSLIILLQGLQGRVTTVDLRDESVAHGRIDNVDAFMNIRLAKVTYTDRWGHQVKLDDLFVTGRNVRYVHIPDDVNITSTIEQQLQIIHRVRNFGGKGQGRWEFPSKNYK